The Scatophagus argus isolate fScaArg1 chromosome 20, fScaArg1.pri, whole genome shotgun sequence genome window below encodes:
- the psmb10 gene encoding proteasome subunit beta type-10: MLHNLKPCETQTGGFCFENTRRNAALESSLSEFGYKAPGARKTGTTIAGIVYKDGVILGADTRATDDMVVADKNCMKIHYIAPKIYCCGAGVAADAEVTTQIMASNVELHMLNTGRPPLVAMVTRQLKQMLFRYQGHVGSSLIVGGVDVTGAHLYSVYPHGSYDKLPFLTMGSGAAAAVSVFEDRFKPNMELAEAKQLVKDAITAGIFCDLGSGSNVDLCVITEAGVEYLRGYDKPTTKGKREGEYKYKPGTTAVLTKTVTPLSLDIVNESVQIMDTE, translated from the exons ATGCTTCACAATTTGAAGCCCTGTGAGACGCAGACTGGAGGTTTCTGCTTTGAAAATACCCGCAG GAATGCAGCGTTGGAGTCCAGCCTTTCAGAGTTCGGCTACAAAGCCCCCGGTGCCAGAAAGACAGGGACCACCATCGCTGGGATTGTATACAAG GACGGTGTGATTCTGGGAGCAGATACCAGGGCTACAGATGACATGGTGGTGGCTGACAAGAACTGCATGAAGATTCATTACATCGCTCCAAAGATCTA CTGCTGCGGGGCCGGCGTGGCCGCAGATGCAGAGGTCACCACGCAGATCATGGCATCCAATGTAGAACTGCACATGCTCAATACTGGGCGTCCCCCccttgttgccatggtaacccGGCAGCTGAAACAGATGCTTTTCAG GTACCAGGGTCATGTTGGTTCATCCCTGATTGTTGGAGGAGTTGATGTGACTGGAGCTCACCTGTACAGTGTTTACCCACACGGCTCCTATGACAAACTGCCTTTCCTCACCATGG GGTCTGGAGCTGCCgctgctgtttctgtatttgaggACAGATTCAAACCAAACATGGAG CTGGCGGAGGCGAAGCAGCTTGTAAAAGATGCCATCACTGCAGGGATTTTCTGTGACTTGGGTTCAGGAAGCAATGTTGACTTGTGTGTTATCACTGAAGCTGGAGTGGAGTACCTGCGAGGCTATGACAAGCCCACAACAAAGGGAAAACG aGAGGGGGAGTACAAGTACAAGCCCGGGACGACGGCTGTCCTTACCAAAACTGTGACACCACTCTCTCTGGATATTGTCAACGAATCTGTTCAGATCATGGACACTGAATAA